Genomic DNA from Candidatus Aegiribacteria sp.:
CGGTTCAAGAACTGATTGGCGGCGTCATTGCTCACAATTACAGCCGGTCGCTGCTTCTGGATTTCACCTCCTACGGAGGGGCCGAAATTTACCCACCAGACTTCAGCTCTCTTCATGATTTATGTCTCCGCATGTAGCCTCGGCCCATTCCAGAGCCTTGGTTTCACGCACATAATCAGTTGCCATATCTTGATACGCCTTATAAAGATCCTGTTTGACCACATGTGGTCGAACAAGGTCCTCGATGAAATGACTAATTTTCCCTGGTCCTATGACTTGACGGAGACCGTTGTAGACCTCCTCATCGATAGTCAAAGTCAGTTTTTT
This window encodes:
- a CDS encoding addiction module antitoxin; protein product: MQKKLTLTIDEEVYNGLRQVIGPGKISHFIEDLVRPHVVKQDLYKAYQDMATDYVRETKALEWAEATCGDINHEES